A genome region from Nocardia sp. NBC_00565 includes the following:
- a CDS encoding CGNR zinc finger domain-containing protein — protein MTTEDKLAFRFDCGATWLNLLATTGRRFSANPVERLATPERLTDWLERVDLAPQRTPDDDDLRRVWQLRETLRALALATVDRQPPPAAAVAELAAFVADHPDPIRLAADERLRREPPATVDDALARIAREAVGQLTGAERTALKSCPEHDCRGVFLDPQDRRRWCPAPACASRGRVRAHRARRSAEVADQAR, from the coding sequence GTGACTACCGAGGACAAGCTCGCCTTCCGCTTCGACTGCGGCGCGACCTGGTTGAACCTGCTCGCCACGACCGGCCGCAGGTTCAGCGCGAACCCGGTGGAACGGCTCGCCACGCCCGAGCGGCTCACCGACTGGCTCGAACGGGTCGATCTGGCCCCGCAGCGCACTCCGGACGACGATGATCTGCGTCGCGTATGGCAGCTGCGAGAAACCTTGCGCGCCTTGGCATTGGCCACCGTCGACCGGCAGCCGCCGCCCGCGGCCGCCGTCGCTGAGCTGGCCGCCTTCGTGGCCGACCACCCGGACCCCATCCGATTGGCCGCGGACGAACGGTTGCGTCGCGAACCGCCTGCGACGGTGGACGACGCCTTGGCGCGCATCGCTCGCGAAGCGGTCGGCCAATTGACCGGAGCCGAGCGCACCGCACTCAAGAGCTGCCCGGAACACGATTGCCGTGGCGTCTTTCTCGACCCGCAGGACCGCCGTCGCTGGTGCCCGGCGCCGGCCTGCGCGAGCCGCGGCCGGGTCCGCGCCCACCGCGCGCGCCGCAGCGCCGAGGTCGCGGACCAGGCTCGGTAG
- a CDS encoding carboxymuconolactone decarboxylase family protein, with protein MTMTELSQQMTPAHFDRAQGYRMLDLLQDESTQQAALPSLEQLAPGFGDWIVTALFGGTYQRPGLSLRDRQLVNLAALTALGGVDPQLSGHVKTALRVGMTREQIVEVFVHLAPYLGVPKALAGLRIAAAALADAEQEAGK; from the coding sequence ATGACAATGACCGAACTGTCACAGCAGATGACACCGGCGCATTTCGACCGCGCGCAGGGCTACCGGATGCTGGACCTGCTCCAGGACGAAAGCACCCAGCAGGCCGCGCTACCGAGCCTGGAGCAACTCGCGCCCGGCTTCGGGGACTGGATCGTCACGGCCCTGTTCGGCGGCACCTATCAGCGCCCTGGCCTATCGCTGCGTGATCGCCAGCTGGTCAATCTGGCCGCGCTGACCGCACTCGGCGGCGTCGACCCGCAACTGTCCGGTCACGTCAAAACCGCACTGCGCGTTGGTATGACCCGAGAACAGATCGTCGAGGTGTTCGTCCATCTGGCGCCCTACCTCGGCGTCCCGAAGGCACTGGCCGGACTGCGTATCGCCGCAGCGGCTCTCGCCGATGCCGAGCAGGAGGCCGGGAAGTGA
- a CDS encoding phosphotriesterase family protein: MSAQIRTVLGDIAPAYLGITDSHDHLFFRSPTLPGQELDDPAAALVELKAFAALGGRAVAQWTPWGLGPRLDELPDLSRQSGVHVIAATGMHQARHYDPTELTPVYDGLTELFIRELTGPGIRAGMIKISGAYHHLDEHTRHVARAAAAAHHATDSPIGIHLEAGSAALEMLELLSDTHGIRPQRIILGHLHRFPDTRIHRRAAEVGAYLAFDGPSRAHHNTDWRLLDILAALTDAGHTHRILLGGDTVTATARSTADGPGMPFLLTTLRPRIERELGPDIATAIFIDNPASAFAANWRSR; the protein is encoded by the coding sequence GTGAGTGCGCAGATCCGCACCGTACTCGGCGATATAGCTCCGGCATACCTCGGCATCACCGACTCCCACGACCATCTGTTCTTCCGCTCACCCACACTGCCCGGCCAGGAACTCGACGACCCTGCGGCCGCCCTTGTCGAACTGAAAGCCTTTGCGGCACTTGGTGGCCGCGCAGTCGCCCAGTGGACACCCTGGGGCCTGGGACCCAGACTCGACGAATTGCCGGACCTGTCACGGCAATCCGGCGTACACGTCATCGCCGCGACCGGCATGCACCAGGCCAGGCACTACGACCCGACCGAACTGACACCCGTCTACGACGGTCTGACCGAGCTGTTCATCCGCGAACTCACCGGGCCGGGCATCCGTGCGGGCATGATCAAGATCTCCGGCGCCTACCACCATCTCGACGAGCACACCCGCCATGTCGCCCGCGCCGCCGCCGCGGCCCACCACGCCACCGACTCCCCCATCGGTATCCATCTCGAAGCCGGGTCCGCGGCATTGGAGATGCTCGAGCTGCTCAGCGATACCCATGGCATCCGACCGCAGCGCATCATCCTCGGTCACCTACATCGCTTCCCGGACACCAGAATTCACCGCCGAGCCGCCGAAGTGGGCGCCTACCTCGCCTTCGACGGCCCCTCCCGCGCACACCACAACACCGACTGGCGGCTGCTCGACATCCTCGCGGCGCTCACCGACGCAGGTCACACCCACCGCATCCTCCTCGGCGGCGATACCGTGACGGCGACGGCCAGATCCACCGCAGACGGCCCCGGCATGCCCTTCCTGCTGACCACGCTGCGCCCTCGGATCGAACGAGAGTTGGGTCCGGATATCGCCACCGCCATTTTCATCGACAACCCGGCCAGCGCCTTCGCGGCGAACTGGCGGTCGAGATAG
- a CDS encoding cupin domain-containing protein: MAQVNDTVVKAARLAGEFPWHHHDADELFLCWDGTFRIELEGRPPAILDAGEIFVVSKRIRHRPVADTPAHVLLVEHPETKQYGN, encoded by the coding sequence CTGGCACAGGTCAACGACACAGTCGTCAAGGCCGCCCGGCTAGCGGGCGAGTTCCCGTGGCATCACCACGACGCGGACGAACTCTTCCTCTGCTGGGACGGCACCTTTCGCATCGAACTCGAAGGCCGTCCGCCGGCAATTCTCGATGCGGGCGAAATCTTCGTGGTATCCAAGAGGATTCGGCACCGCCCAGTGGCGGACACACCGGCACACGTCCTGCTGGTCGAGCACCCCGAGACCAAGCAATACGGCAACTGA
- a CDS encoding helix-turn-helix transcriptional regulator has product MDSANQLGVFLRARRELARPEEFGLPGGGQRRVAGLRREEVALLAGMSADYYVRLEQGRDKHPSEQVVVALARVFALDEEGMAHLRELARPTTRRKRTSRRPERVAPGLLRLMAAWPNTPALVLGRYMDVLAANPLATAVNSCSAPGVNMVRAIFLDPQARDCYVDWPTIAADTVASLRATAGADLDDPRLTELVGELSLKSEDFRRLWARHDVRVKTAGIKHFRNPFVGELILSYETLTVNGAPGQILIAYHAEPGSPAERALALLGMIAAGEIPESASISVDLEQ; this is encoded by the coding sequence ATGGACTCCGCGAATCAGTTGGGCGTTTTCCTGCGGGCACGCCGCGAGCTCGCGCGTCCCGAGGAGTTCGGACTTCCCGGCGGCGGGCAGCGGCGGGTGGCCGGGCTGCGCCGTGAGGAAGTCGCACTGCTCGCCGGAATGAGCGCGGACTACTACGTGCGGCTGGAACAGGGGCGCGATAAGCATCCGTCCGAGCAGGTCGTCGTGGCGCTGGCCCGGGTGTTCGCCCTCGATGAGGAGGGGATGGCACACCTGCGTGAGTTGGCGCGACCGACCACGCGGCGCAAGCGGACGTCGCGGCGGCCGGAGCGGGTCGCGCCCGGACTACTGCGGCTGATGGCGGCGTGGCCGAATACGCCCGCGCTGGTTCTCGGCCGCTATATGGATGTGCTTGCCGCGAATCCCCTTGCCACCGCGGTCAATTCCTGTTCGGCGCCCGGAGTGAATATGGTGCGGGCCATCTTTCTGGACCCGCAGGCGCGCGACTGCTACGTCGACTGGCCGACCATCGCCGCCGATACCGTCGCCAGTCTGCGGGCCACGGCGGGCGCCGATCTGGACGATCCGCGCCTGACCGAACTGGTCGGCGAATTATCGCTGAAGAGTGAGGATTTCCGACGGCTCTGGGCACGCCACGATGTCCGCGTGAAAACCGCTGGCATCAAACACTTTCGCAATCCATTCGTCGGCGAGCTGATCCTGTCCTATGAAACCCTCACCGTCAACGGCGCTCCGGGGCAGATACTCATCGCCTACCACGCCGAGCCGGGCTCGCCCGCGGAACGCGCACTTGCCCTGCTCGGCATGATCGCCGCGGGTGAGATTCCCGAATCCGCTTCTATATCAGTCGATTTAGAGCAGTAG
- a CDS encoding SDR family oxidoreductase: MTNTLEGRTAVVTGASSGIGAATARQLAHHGARVALLGRRKDRIEELAGEIGGQTLAVVADVVDQQSVRDAAATVRAAFGPVDLVVANAGVMLAAPFESAHTDEWDQMIGTNINGLLYTGRAFIDDLLAAAGAGRPADLVHVGSVGGHLVFPNYGVYTATKAAVAHLTRNLRAELGPRGVRVKNIEPGFVETELGDGMQDAQQRAGLTQMLGDLEILGPGDIADAIAYAVAAPPRVNVAELIVVPTQQG; the protein is encoded by the coding sequence ATGACAAACACACTGGAAGGCCGCACCGCGGTAGTCACCGGAGCATCGAGCGGCATCGGCGCGGCAACCGCCCGCCAACTCGCGCACCACGGCGCGCGGGTCGCGCTGCTCGGCCGTCGCAAGGACCGGATCGAGGAGCTGGCGGGCGAGATCGGCGGGCAAACCCTCGCCGTGGTCGCCGACGTGGTCGATCAACAGTCGGTGCGCGACGCCGCGGCGACGGTGCGCGCCGCATTCGGCCCGGTCGACCTGGTGGTCGCGAATGCGGGCGTCATGCTCGCCGCGCCGTTCGAATCCGCGCATACCGACGAGTGGGACCAGATGATCGGCACCAATATCAACGGATTGCTCTACACCGGACGGGCTTTCATCGATGACCTGCTCGCCGCGGCGGGTGCCGGCCGACCCGCGGACCTGGTGCACGTCGGGTCGGTCGGCGGGCACCTCGTCTTCCCGAACTACGGCGTATACACCGCGACGAAGGCCGCGGTCGCCCACCTGACCCGGAATTTGCGCGCGGAACTCGGTCCGCGCGGGGTGCGGGTGAAGAATATCGAACCCGGGTTCGTCGAAACCGAACTCGGCGACGGCATGCAAGACGCGCAGCAGCGCGCCGGTCTCACGCAGATGCTCGGCGACCTGGAGATCCTGGGCCCCGGCGATATCGCCGATGCAATCGCCTACGCCGTGGCCGCGCCGCCGCGGGTAAATGTCGCCGAGCTCATTGTCGTGCCCACCCAGCAGGGCTGA
- a CDS encoding aminoglycoside phosphotransferase family protein → MTTMRLGNGTWSILRAACVGVGINAAGAQLLRVTQDIDYGLPDGVVVRIGARGQEGAAKRAVDVARWLAFSGIPVVQAVSDIRQPVVVDGHAVTFWHALPPHRAGTPAEVAAALTRLHGLSPPTDLELGRVAPFVGLDERIAAAHTSSADDRSWLRGYLEELRGRWSALPTGQPWCVIHGAAWSGNVVVAEDGSVILLDPGQLSIGPPEWDLVHAAIECASFGWISDELYAQYCRGYGRDVMRWDGFYLLRDIREFRMATMAAQAAAANPVYQQQADLRLACIRGDIGPRPWAGWAALAD, encoded by the coding sequence ATGACCACTATGCGGCTGGGTAATGGGACGTGGTCGATACTACGGGCCGCCTGTGTGGGTGTTGGCATCAATGCCGCTGGTGCTCAACTGCTTCGGGTGACCCAGGATATCGATTACGGGTTGCCCGACGGTGTGGTGGTCCGGATCGGCGCGCGAGGACAGGAAGGCGCCGCCAAGCGAGCGGTCGATGTCGCGCGGTGGTTGGCGTTTTCCGGAATTCCCGTGGTGCAGGCCGTATCCGATATTCGGCAGCCGGTGGTGGTGGACGGTCACGCGGTGACCTTCTGGCACGCACTACCGCCCCACCGCGCGGGCACGCCCGCCGAGGTGGCCGCGGCGCTGACGCGGCTGCACGGATTGTCACCGCCCACCGATCTGGAGCTCGGGCGGGTGGCGCCGTTCGTCGGCCTCGATGAGCGCATTGCCGCCGCGCACACCTCGAGCGCGGACGATAGGTCTTGGCTGCGTGGATATTTGGAAGAGTTGCGCGGGCGGTGGTCGGCGCTGCCGACCGGGCAACCCTGGTGCGTGATCCACGGCGCCGCGTGGAGTGGCAATGTGGTCGTGGCCGAGGACGGCAGCGTGATCCTGCTCGATCCCGGCCAGCTGTCGATCGGTCCGCCGGAATGGGATCTGGTGCACGCGGCGATCGAATGCGCGTCCTTCGGTTGGATCAGCGACGAGCTGTATGCGCAGTATTGCCGTGGCTACGGCCGGGATGTGATGCGCTGGGACGGCTTCTATCTGCTGCGCGATATCCGTGAGTTCCGGATGGCCACGATGGCCGCGCAGGCGGCCGCCGCGAATCCGGTCTACCAGCAGCAGGCGGATCTCCGCTTGGCCTGTATTCGCGGCGATATCGGCCCACGGCCGTGGGCCGGGTGGGCGGCGCTGGCCGACTGA
- a CDS encoding NUDIX hydrolase — MTSSTADLISLAEPERTGPQLGRTVICRGGGHLYTADGTAWIPFGQRVRLFPEGMLMGATGIVPAAKTQRHKVTGDVHLVLRCGDNVLFGRRQNTGFGDGAWHLPSGHLEAEESVVAALIREAEEEVGVVIRAEDVRFSHVMHSSSSGGRVAFFFTVTDWEGEPVNREPEKCSALGWFALDALPDHMIDYCRNAMRYLADEVSFSVYGW; from the coding sequence ATGACGTCCTCGACCGCGGACTTGATTTCGCTAGCTGAGCCGGAACGTACCGGCCCGCAACTGGGGCGTACGGTGATCTGCCGCGGCGGTGGCCACCTTTACACGGCCGATGGAACAGCATGGATTCCGTTCGGACAACGAGTCCGACTATTTCCAGAGGGGATGCTTATGGGTGCGACTGGGATCGTTCCGGCGGCAAAGACGCAGCGGCACAAGGTGACTGGTGATGTTCACTTGGTTTTGCGCTGTGGTGACAATGTGCTTTTCGGTCGACGGCAGAACACTGGGTTCGGGGATGGGGCGTGGCATCTTCCCTCGGGTCACTTGGAGGCCGAGGAATCCGTTGTCGCGGCGCTGATTCGGGAAGCCGAGGAAGAGGTTGGAGTGGTGATCAGAGCGGAGGATGTGCGGTTCAGTCACGTCATGCACAGCTCTTCGTCGGGAGGCCGGGTGGCGTTCTTCTTCACTGTGACGGATTGGGAGGGCGAACCCGTTAATCGGGAGCCCGAGAAGTGCAGTGCGCTCGGCTGGTTCGCGCTGGATGCGCTGCCTGATCACATGATCGACTACTGCCGAAATGCTATGCGGTACCTCGCCGACGAGGTGTCGTTCTCGGTCTACGGCTGGTAG
- a CDS encoding gamma-glutamylcyclotransferase family protein: MKLYFAYGSNMAFEAMAKVCPGVQRVGQARLSNYRLRFSRRSIKSHTGVADVVPAEDFCVMGMLYEVPDAEWPALERKEGLRLKPPAYREVAVSVYSFKERREYHASTFVVCAPEANEQIPSSTYLQGMIETLEGSSGFVPYLEFLKWLKRCIESSSPDTFRRGTLVLATTARGNSRGRYLIRANPASLGLPKNTKRVMVEFDGKATVASFDACAEVPDGICEMDQNLRHAFGITGQKCYGQAVMIRSVKRKRVMPALVEPRNLCLTVRQTNWTDSEKRICVLHPKNIVLLGLEEGEHVEIECSTLKNRKVTTKTGRYRVYTSEGRHGQAREYPEINCVYLDRECRDELGLSRTAGSYLNWPVLVRPSVSHLLRRRIAVYGITFLLGIASLSKIFELLLPSMTDVSRGVAAVICAVVATAIVTLVDVRAKIRY; the protein is encoded by the coding sequence ATGAAACTCTACTTCGCGTACGGCAGCAACATGGCGTTCGAGGCGATGGCCAAAGTCTGTCCTGGTGTACAGCGGGTGGGCCAAGCACGGCTGTCGAACTATCGGTTGCGGTTCAGCAGGCGTTCGATCAAGTCGCATACCGGCGTGGCCGATGTTGTTCCGGCCGAGGACTTCTGTGTAATGGGGATGCTCTACGAGGTTCCCGACGCCGAATGGCCGGCGCTGGAACGTAAGGAAGGACTGCGACTGAAGCCCCCTGCCTACCGCGAAGTGGCAGTCAGCGTGTACTCCTTCAAAGAGCGCCGCGAATATCACGCTTCGACCTTCGTGGTCTGTGCACCGGAAGCAAACGAGCAGATTCCGTCGTCGACCTACTTGCAAGGCATGATCGAAACGCTTGAGGGCTCAAGCGGTTTCGTGCCCTACTTGGAGTTCTTGAAGTGGCTGAAGCGATGCATTGAATCATCCAGCCCTGACACATTCCGACGCGGCACCCTTGTACTGGCGACTACCGCCCGCGGCAACTCCCGCGGTCGATATCTGATTCGTGCGAACCCCGCCTCGCTTGGTCTGCCGAAGAACACTAAGCGAGTGATGGTCGAATTCGACGGCAAGGCAACGGTAGCGAGCTTCGACGCCTGCGCTGAGGTTCCGGACGGAATTTGCGAGATGGACCAAAACCTTCGCCATGCATTCGGGATCACAGGCCAGAAGTGCTACGGCCAAGCTGTAATGATCCGGTCGGTCAAGCGGAAGCGGGTGATGCCGGCGCTAGTGGAACCCCGCAACCTCTGCCTCACGGTTCGGCAGACGAACTGGACGGACAGTGAGAAGCGAATTTGCGTGCTGCATCCGAAGAATATCGTCCTTCTTGGCTTGGAGGAAGGCGAGCACGTCGAGATCGAATGTTCGACACTGAAGAACCGCAAGGTCACGACGAAGACGGGACGCTACCGCGTGTACACATCAGAGGGCCGGCACGGACAGGCGAGAGAGTACCCGGAGATCAACTGCGTCTATCTCGACCGAGAGTGCCGGGACGAGCTCGGCTTGTCTCGAACGGCGGGTTCGTACTTGAATTGGCCAGTACTGGTCAGGCCCAGCGTTTCTCACCTATTGCGCCGCCGTATCGCTGTTTATGGCATCACCTTCCTGCTGGGCATCGCTTCGCTCAGCAAGATCTTTGAACTCCTTCTACCCTCGATGACCGATGTATCGCGTGGCGTCGCAGCCGTGATATGTGCAGTCGTCGCCACCGCCATTGTCACGCTCGTCGATGTGCGAGCAAAGATCCGCTACTGA
- a CDS encoding IS256 family transposase produces the protein MLKIIDGGAESNQGGVAAGESRSPIDEIVREGARQMLEAALRAEVAAYVERFADQLDENGRKLVVRNGYHNERQVLTAAGAVTVTAPRVNDKRVDPESGERQRFSSAILPAWARKSPQVTEVLPLLYLHGLSTGDFGPALEQFLGSGAGLSAASISRLTGQWQDEAKAFAARDLSGTDYVYLWVDGIHVKVRLEQEKLCLLVMIGVRADGRKELVAITDGYRESAESWADLLRDCRRRGMTAPVLAVGDGALGFWKALRDVFPQTREQRCWFHKSANVLAALPKSAHSGAIAAMKDIYNAEDIDKAQLAVKAFDIDYGKKYPKAVAKIVDDLDVLLEFFKYPAEHWIHLRTTNPIESTFATVRLRTKVTKGPGSRAAGIAMAYKLIEAAQARWRKVNAPELVALVRNGALFHKGKLLERPRDITPASSPNPADATGTEVA, from the coding sequence ATGCTCAAAATAATCGACGGCGGCGCCGAGTCCAATCAAGGCGGTGTGGCGGCCGGTGAGTCGCGTTCACCGATCGACGAGATCGTGCGCGAGGGCGCCCGTCAGATGCTCGAAGCCGCGTTGCGCGCCGAGGTCGCCGCCTATGTCGAACGGTTCGCCGACCAGCTCGACGAGAACGGGCGAAAGCTGGTGGTGCGCAACGGGTATCACAACGAACGCCAGGTGTTGACCGCCGCCGGCGCGGTGACGGTGACCGCGCCACGGGTCAACGACAAACGTGTCGATCCGGAATCCGGTGAGCGGCAACGGTTTTCCTCCGCGATACTGCCCGCCTGGGCACGTAAATCGCCGCAGGTCACCGAAGTGTTGCCGCTGCTGTATCTGCACGGACTGTCCACCGGGGACTTCGGTCCGGCGCTGGAACAGTTCCTTGGTTCCGGCGCCGGACTGTCAGCGGCGTCGATCTCCCGGTTGACCGGTCAGTGGCAAGACGAAGCCAAAGCGTTCGCCGCCCGGGACCTCTCGGGCACCGATTACGTGTATCTGTGGGTCGACGGCATCCACGTCAAAGTCCGTCTGGAGCAGGAGAAACTGTGCCTGCTGGTGATGATCGGAGTCCGCGCCGACGGCCGCAAGGAGTTGGTCGCGATCACCGACGGCTATCGGGAATCGGCCGAGTCGTGGGCAGATCTGCTGCGTGATTGCCGCCGCCGCGGCATGACCGCCCCGGTGCTCGCGGTCGGTGACGGTGCGCTCGGGTTCTGGAAAGCACTACGCGATGTGTTCCCGCAAACTCGTGAACAACGCTGCTGGTTCCACAAATCTGCGAATGTCCTTGCCGCACTACCGAAATCAGCGCACTCCGGCGCGATCGCGGCCATGAAGGACATCTACAACGCCGAGGATATCGACAAAGCACAGCTCGCGGTCAAGGCATTCGACATCGACTACGGCAAAAAGTATCCGAAAGCGGTCGCGAAAATCGTCGACGACCTCGATGTCCTACTCGAATTCTTCAAATACCCGGCCGAACACTGGATCCACCTACGCACCACCAACCCGATCGAATCCACCTTCGCCACAGTGCGATTGAGGACGAAAGTCACCAAGGGGCCCGGCTCACGCGCGGCCGGAATCGCCATGGCCTACAAGCTGATCGAGGCCGCCCAGGCCCGCTGGCGCAAGGTCAACGCGCCCGAGCTGGTCGCGCTCGTCCGCAACGGTGCCCTGTTCCACAAGGGCAAACTCCTCGAACGACCCCGCGACATCACACCCGCCTCGTCACCCAACCCGGCCGACGCCACCGGAACGGAGGTCGCCTGA
- a CDS encoding type II toxin-antitoxin system RelE/ParE family toxin: MGELFTIEIEPEVPDWLQALPAKHFLKIDEYVGLLAEQAESLSEPYARYLGDGVRELRPTLDGAAIRITYWVAPERRVILLTVFRKTRMREDAEVKRAKLAQQTCQAEHEPAHQEFIRTIEKGELDR; encoded by the coding sequence GTGGGTGAACTGTTCACCATCGAAATCGAGCCCGAGGTGCCGGACTGGCTGCAAGCGCTACCAGCCAAGCACTTCCTCAAGATCGACGAGTACGTCGGCCTGCTCGCCGAACAAGCAGAGTCGCTGAGCGAGCCCTACGCCCGATACCTCGGCGACGGGGTCCGCGAGCTGCGCCCGACACTGGACGGTGCAGCCATCCGTATCACTTACTGGGTTGCACCTGAACGGCGAGTGATCCTGCTTACGGTGTTCCGCAAGACCCGAATGCGAGAAGACGCCGAGGTCAAACGCGCGAAACTCGCCCAACAGACCTGCCAGGCCGAACACGAACCCGCCCATCAAGAATTCATCCGCACAATCGAGAAGGGAGAACTGGACCGATGA
- a CDS encoding helix-turn-helix domain-containing protein, which translates to MSHARWKTLRERKLAEGYTEPDDVTEARREIQLSMALAKAVYDRRTELGFTQADLAERAGLTQAKISRIEGSDTVPTLPLLAKLADALDATLNIALDADDTRVNFTSHRTDAA; encoded by the coding sequence ATGAGCCACGCACGCTGGAAAACCCTCCGGGAACGCAAACTCGCCGAGGGCTACACCGAACCCGACGACGTCACCGAGGCCCGCCGCGAAATCCAGCTCTCCATGGCACTGGCCAAAGCCGTCTATGACCGCCGCACCGAACTCGGATTCACCCAAGCCGACCTTGCCGAACGCGCCGGCCTGACCCAAGCCAAAATCTCGCGCATCGAAGGCTCCGACACCGTGCCAACCCTCCCCCTACTCGCCAAACTCGCCGACGCCCTCGACGCGACGCTCAATATCGCCCTCGACGCCGACGACACCCGAGTCAACTTCACCAGTCACCGCACCGACGCAGCCTGA
- a CDS encoding Fic family protein yields the protein MSNQFSRCRPRSFVRRCAQLPSRSLAQPSTTVDELETKAVLKAAIGANAALAQLDQAVVSIPNPTVLINTIPLLEAQASSEIENIVTTTDALFRHLEDDAGADPATRETLRYRTALRVGFETTLDRGLTAATAAAVCSTIKDREMKVRAMPGRRIGNTATGNIAYSPPEGQDLIIEKLSEWERFIHADDGMDALVRMAVAHYQFEAIHPFSDGNGRTGRILNMLMLVEAGLLRLPLLYLSRYIIDTKQDYYRLLRSVTAEGSWEEWILYILTGIERTSRATLRKIDDIRSLQDEFNKRAREASKGGSDSELQSILFEQPYCRIKTVVERCKVSRPTATAWLQDLVTAGLLQDAKIGRDRLFINREFLKLLVRTEPAD from the coding sequence ATCTCAAATCAGTTCTCACGCTGCAGGCCAAGGTCATTTGTTCGGAGGTGTGCACAGCTGCCGAGCAGATCTCTCGCGCAACCAAGCACCACGGTAGACGAACTTGAGACGAAAGCCGTGCTCAAGGCAGCGATCGGTGCGAACGCGGCACTGGCCCAACTTGACCAAGCTGTTGTGTCGATCCCGAATCCCACAGTCCTGATCAACACGATCCCCTTGCTGGAAGCGCAGGCAAGTTCCGAGATCGAGAACATCGTGACGACTACCGACGCACTGTTCCGGCACCTGGAGGATGACGCGGGTGCGGACCCGGCGACGCGGGAGACATTGCGCTACAGAACTGCGCTGCGGGTCGGATTCGAGACGACTCTCGATCGTGGCCTCACCGCCGCAACGGCCGCAGCGGTGTGCAGCACAATCAAGGACCGGGAGATGAAGGTCCGCGCGATGCCGGGAAGGCGGATCGGTAACACGGCTACGGGAAATATCGCCTACAGTCCGCCAGAAGGCCAGGATCTGATCATTGAGAAGCTCAGCGAGTGGGAGCGGTTCATCCACGCTGACGACGGGATGGACGCCCTTGTTCGTATGGCGGTGGCGCATTACCAGTTCGAGGCGATCCACCCGTTCAGCGACGGCAACGGCAGGACGGGCCGAATCCTCAACATGCTCATGCTGGTAGAGGCGGGGTTGCTGCGTCTGCCCCTGCTGTACCTGTCCCGATACATCATCGACACTAAGCAGGACTACTACCGGCTCCTGCGCAGTGTGACCGCTGAGGGCTCCTGGGAAGAGTGGATTCTGTACATCCTGACCGGAATCGAGCGGACGTCGCGCGCGACTCTGCGGAAGATCGATGACATCCGCTCGCTGCAGGATGAGTTCAACAAGCGGGCCCGTGAAGCCTCGAAGGGTGGTTCCGACTCAGAGTTGCAGTCGATCCTGTTCGAGCAGCCCTACTGCCGGATCAAGACCGTGGTTGAGCGCTGCAAGGTTTCACGACCGACCGCGACCGCTTGGCTTCAAGACCTTGTGACAGCAGGCCTGCTTCAGGACGCGAAGATCGGCCGCGACCGGCTGTTCATCAACCGCGAGTTCCTGAAACTGCTGGTCAGGACCGAACCTGCCGACTAG